Sequence from the Drosophila innubila isolate TH190305 chromosome 3L unlocalized genomic scaffold, UK_Dinn_1.0 0_D_3L, whole genome shotgun sequence genome:
gttccgataccggttACGGTGCTATTTCCTGGTTATTActatacaattttcttttataaaaaaaaaaaattactaaataatttatttaagattttaagggctcaaaattatattatgaaatttaattttaaatccatTTATATTGCGTATCcctatttagatttttttatttatctacaaaaattacttaattttcaattgggcttattatatttattttaattaaattcaatatcattttttatgcatttttgtaATGCACGATTTTGAATatcacttttaaaattttattgtatttaaaattaaaaagttactGAATTTTCGCTTagttatttgcatttgtaataCTTTATGTTGACTGATCTATTAACTAATCacaattgataaattgtttaaatgcaTTCCGTTTTATTTGCAGACTGGCCGCAATGACATAATGACAATAACACAACACAAATTACCACAACCAACAtcattaacaataacaaaaacaacaacaacagcgccatgcatttcaattaatgAACTAACGTAAGCCAAATCCATCTGACATtagtcacacacacaacaaaaacaacaaaggtaacaacaacaacaacaagaatatgaaaataacCGTAACACAAGAAACCAATGGACGCTGTCCAGCGACATAAATTGGTTAAACGGCTCATGAATTATTGCGTATACCCCGCGTGGTGTGGatcacaattaaattttagttaggccatattatatacatattgtaatctacacacacatacactgaaaGAAAATGCATTgattctttaatatttacagtttgattttaaattaaatatggatttattagatttaaagTGTacgcacttaaaaaaaatataaagtatgagtatattcaatttaaatatatttcatattgaaCTACATgacctttttattttaacttgaataaaatattaaaaggaaatacaaaacatatttaatttgaatacgtcttagttaattttgttttttctatcagtgtaaACTAAATCTTTCAATCGACTGATTGCAAAATAATGTTAAGCATTATAAAGATTTCAATCagtgcattgttgttgttgctgttatcggTTGCGGTAACTGCggattatagttttttttttttacttttaactgCCAAAAGACTTGAGGCTGTGTCTGtactctttatatatatatatatatatatatatatatatatatatatgtgtgtgtgtgtgtgtgtgcgtctatTACGTCACAGCTCCAAAGTACTTGGAGTGTTGTGGTGCACTGTGAaagttgaatttgatttttgcgGCATCGACTGTTGACGTTGTATTCAAATTGGAGCAGGCAATGGAACTGGCTAAGACACACACAGTCAGACATACTTACTTATAACTTGTTACATTTAAAAAGTCCACTCATATTCAAGCAATTGCTTTGTTGCATTATCTATCTGTATCCATTGTTTGTACCCACCTTATCTATGAATGTGGGCTTTTGGGTCTGCTGAGAACGGGAGCAATATGTCGTCGCCTGCagctaaaaaaatatctatatgtgtgtgtgtgggtcaCCTAGCTGAACCGGTATTTCGCACACTTGTAGtactccttctcctccttctccttgtCCTTAGTTGTAGTTTAGTTTTAGTACATGTTGTAACTGTTTCCAACTGGTCTCCAGTCAGCTACCAACTTCCAGCTACCGGTTTCCAGCTCAGCTCTCATGTATTTGatctgataaaaattttgtagcaCTTTAATAACATAATCATATtgcttaatattattgtttttgaccCCAAATTTAATAGgaagttaaattaaatgcctaaaatatttaaatggtaGTAAGGTAGGATTAaggtttatatttaaataaaaatatccaaAATGCACTACTTTTGTGTAAAATTAGTAAATTTATTGCTCTCACACTGAAGTGCACTCTAACAATACTTGTTTAGAACTgaactttaaattatgttgAATAGTATTTAAATGGTTCCTCATGCGAAAttcgtatatttttataagaaaataaaaatgaagctaaaaattaaatattgatcaCCAAATACAAGCATAAAAAGGTAACATTATTTTGGAAAttcaacaaagaaaatattcagatatttataaatggattttaaaaaatggacacaattttatattagttTTCTAACTTGTAAAGAAAGCAAAATATATCTGAATGAAAAGGAGGCATAAATTACTGTATTAATCCAAGAAAAACATTTAGAGTGCAAAAATTAcgaaaacttatttttattgatgtttCGATAGATAGGTCTATTATTGGATTTTCCAGCATGGTTGATTCCGGATTCTTAGTCAATGTTTCGTCATAaagatatttgtatttgtattgtaaagcttaaaaaaacataataaacagTTGAAGAAAgaatttcccaaaaaaaaaatgtattattaaaaagaattgcgcattatttatttatttattttgtgtcaactaagaacagttgattaaaatccaaatatatttattaaaaattgctcttaattaaaatttaaatgaaaatctgaaataaaaaaaaaaacaaattaaaaatataaaagtctatggaaatttaaaaaaattttcaatgaaaatatttgtattttctgctgtccaatttaatttattttttaaattttaatgttataatatcataaatccttgtttttatttctaggtttagttttacttattttcgttgccaaaattttggtattttgagTATTATTTGCCGATTATCTTAttgagaattttattaaaatatttttattgtttagttGTCATTTGCAACCATTCGCAAATTGTTGATTTCTTGGAACCAAGAAAACCCCACCCAAAAAACGtatttttgaccgatttgcatgaaataacaacaaaacacatgcagattatttttattgttattgttaaaagcATAAAGTCGTTCAACTCGTTTTTGTTACTCGTGTAATACGTAATTACAAGAgaagaatgtttttttttgttttgttgctgggTATGTTTTACATTCTCTTGAAAACCTTGAAGGCTTTTGCTAACAACTGAACAAAACACAAACTGAGAAACTGACAAAGTGAATTGCAATTCCGCAATCAGTtcgagtttgagtttgagtttcagtttgtttttgttcagtTATTGAACAACTCAACACCGAGTTGACCTTGCGAGTTTACGCATATAAATCGATATCAGCTTAGTCCGTTGAGTGCTTAAACGACGAAGAAGTTCATAACAATTCGAAGCACTTGACTCAGTGTACTGTTGGAGGCTGGTAGGTCATTGGCAGATACTTGGGCATCCCGCTGATCCTCCTCCAGTTCGGCTCCATAGCGAATTATATACCACTCGGCTATAAAATACAAGGCAAGTGTGATGAGTCCGAATTTAAGATAGattttgaatatatctataatgtGTCGACACAGCTGAAGCAGCCACTCCATTAGCTTCATCTTGGgacaacgttgcgtatacgcaatcaAGGCGGCAGTAAATTAGTAGTAgtagttcttgttgttgttgttaaatgcTGCTCTCTACAACGGTAACAACTTTTTGCACCTactgttgtctgttgtttgttgtgtagGGTCGAAAAGCTGGCAAAGATTGCAATTTGCGTAAATGAGATCGCTTCAGGCGTCACTTGGGAtgtatatctctctctctctctcgcagtCTCTCATTTTATCACTTTCTCAGTTGGGTTGCTTATGCAATTGTTGTGttacagttgctgctgctgttgttatggCTGTAGCCAGGGTTGCCGCATAAGCTactttatagctagttctcgCTATATTTCATGTTCGACAGCtaaagaaattgttaaaattgttattagttTGTCATAAAAAAGTTGGCTATattctaagatattttttttcattactattttttgaaatggaaattttataaagaaatttaaattttagtggaaTAAAAGAAGGCGTTTTTAAAGccattattttctttgcaaattttgttttttaaaatggatATTATAAAACTAGGgggccccctgctcgcttcgagcatactcgactctcgttttccatactaagacttgattttcgcctgatcggtcctatgtcAGCCGAactttgaaacaaacttgatctgtttGCAATATAGAGGCACCTAGATACcgagtttggtgtctctaggtcttatagtctctgagatctatttgttcatacagacagacggacattgctatatctactgggctattgatgctgaccaagaatatatatactttatagggtctgccacgcctccttctgcctgctacacacatatttgttgaaaaaaacccaatagacccctgtattttttttttaagtacggggtcttaaaatataaagtgt
This genomic interval carries:
- the LOC117787407 gene encoding uncharacterized protein LOC117787407, with product MKLMEWLLQLCRHIIDIFKIYLKFGLITLALYFIAEWYIIRYGAELEEDQRDAQVSANDLPASNSTLSQVLRIVMNFFVV